Within Myceligenerans xiligouense, the genomic segment CGTCGTCGCCCGCGGGGAGCGCTGCTACGTGGTGCTCAACCTGTACCCGTACAACTCGGGGCACATGATGGTGCTGCCCTACCGGCACGTCTCGGACTACACGGACCTGGACGACGCCGAGACCGTCGAGCTGGCCGCCATGACGCAGGCCGCCATGCGCACCGCGCGGGCCGCCTACGCCCCGGCCGGGTTCAACCTGGGCGTCAACCAGGGCGAGGTGGCCGGCGCGGGTATCGCCGCGCACCTGCACCAGCACGTCGTCCCGCGCTGGCCGGGGGACTCGAACTTCCTGCCCGTCGTGGCGCAGACGAAGTCGCTGCCCGAACTCCTCTCCGACACCAGGCGCCGACTCGCCGACGCCTGGCCTGGACCCGATCCGCGGGCCGTTCCCCGGCATACTTGACCAGCAGAGAGGCATCACAGGGATCGGAGGCCAGATGCTCGGGCGGTTTCGCAGACTGATGACCACCGTGCTCACCCCCGTGGCCCGCGTCCTGCTGCGGTTCGGCGTCACGCCCGACGCCGTGACGGTCGCGGGCACGGTCGTCGTCACGGCGCTCGCGCTCACGCTCCTGCCCCTGGGCCACCTGCTGCTCGGCGGGCTCCTGATCGGTTTCTTCGTCCTCCTGGACTCGCTGGACGGTGTCCTCGCGCGGCTGTCCGGACAGGCCAGCCGATGGGGCGCCTTCCTGGACTCCACCCTGGACCGGGTGTCCGACGGCGCCGTGTTCGCGGGCATCACCCTCTACTTCGTGCTGCACCCCGACGTGCCGTACGCGACCTGGGGCGCGGCGGCGGCACTGGCATGTCTCGCGCTCGGCGGCATCGTCCCGTACGTGCGGGCCCGGGCGGAGGCGGTCGGCGCGACGGCGAAGAACGGCTTCGCCGAACGCCCCGACCGTCTCGCGATCGGGATCGGGCCCCTCGCGTTCACCGACGCCGGCCTTCCGATGGTGGCCGCCACCACCGCCCTCACGATCCTCGCGGTGGCGAGCGCCGTCACGGTCGGGCAGCGTATGAGCACCGTCCGCCGACAGCTCGTGAAGGTCCCTCAGTAAAGGTTTCCCCGTGAAGAGCTTCTCCGTGCACGACGCAGAGCCCGGGCCCGACCTGGTCACGCGCGCCTACGTGCTCGGCTGGAAGCTCGCTCCGGCGGTACCCGAGCCCCTCCTGCGCGGACTCTTCCGCGTGGTCGCCGACGTGACCTGGGCGCGCCGGACCCCGGGGGTGCGGCGCCTCGAGGCCAACTACGCACGGGTGCGGCCCGACCTCGACGAGGCCGGGATCCGCCGCCTGTCCCGGGCGGGGATGCGCTCCTACATGCGGTACTTCCGCGAGGCGTTCGCCCTGCACGCACTGACCCCGGAGCAGGTGGACGCCCGCGTCCGCACGCCGGGGTACGAGGAGAACCTGCGTCCCCACCTCGACCTCGACGGCCCCGGCACCCCGCCCGAGAGACGCGGCGCCGCCGCCCTCGCGCTCGGCCACCTGGGCAACTGGGACCTCGCGGGGGCCTGGGGTGCCCTGCACATCGCCCCCGTCCTCACCGTCGCGGAGAAGCTGCGGCCCACGGAACTCTTCGACCGGTTCGTCGAGTTCCGCCGGTCGATCGGCATCACCGCGCTCGGCCTCGGGGACGACGGCGTCTTCGAGGCACTCGTCGCCGGCGCCAAGGAGGGCGACTGCGTCGTGCCGCTGCTGGCGGACCGCGACCTCACCTCCC encodes:
- a CDS encoding HIT family protein codes for the protein MVVDEPGAFGPPEDHYQRLWNPHRLVYIGGEAKPADGSEQRCPFCRIPRGDDEQGLVVARGERCYVVLNLYPYNSGHMMVLPYRHVSDYTDLDDAETVELAAMTQAAMRTARAAYAPAGFNLGVNQGEVAGAGIAAHLHQHVVPRWPGDSNFLPVVAQTKSLPELLSDTRRRLADAWPGPDPRAVPRHT
- a CDS encoding phosphatidylinositol mannoside acyltransferase produces the protein MKSFSVHDAEPGPDLVTRAYVLGWKLAPAVPEPLLRGLFRVVADVTWARRTPGVRRLEANYARVRPDLDEAGIRRLSRAGMRSYMRYFREAFALHALTPEQVDARVRTPGYEENLRPHLDLDGPGTPPERRGAAALALGHLGNWDLAGAWGALHIAPVLTVAEKLRPTELFDRFVEFRRSIGITALGLGDDGVFEALVAGAKEGDCVVPLLADRDLTSRGVEVDLLGHPARVAAGPAALALDADVPLLPVAIHHERLRGERRRAAGSPWGVVVTFHEPVPAPDHTLPRAERVRCLTQSWVDVLGRDIAEHTADWHMLQRVFTEDLDGRTPRA
- the pgsA gene encoding phosphatidylinositol phosphate synthase; translated protein: MTTVLTPVARVLLRFGVTPDAVTVAGTVVVTALALTLLPLGHLLLGGLLIGFFVLLDSLDGVLARLSGQASRWGAFLDSTLDRVSDGAVFAGITLYFVLHPDVPYATWGAAAALACLALGGIVPYVRARAEAVGATAKNGFAERPDRLAIGIGPLAFTDAGLPMVAATTALTILAVASAVTVGQRMSTVRRQLVKVPQ